One part of the Thermoanaerobacterium sp. CMT5567-10 genome encodes these proteins:
- a CDS encoding secondary thiamine-phosphate synthase enzyme YjbQ — MTILKINTHSRESMIDITEEVKSAIKSSGIKDGICTVFVPHTTAGVTINENADPDVKDDIIRGLDEIIPNIRFKHMEGNSDAHIKSALVGNSVNLIVENGEIQLGTWQGIYFCEFDGPRSRKVYIKVI, encoded by the coding sequence ATGACAATATTGAAAATAAACACGCATTCTAGAGAATCCATGATAGATATAACAGAGGAAGTAAAAAGCGCGATAAAATCAAGCGGCATAAAAGACGGAATTTGTACTGTCTTTGTGCCCCACACAACGGCTGGCGTGACAATAAACGAAAATGCCGACCCTGATGTAAAAGATGATATTATTAGAGGATTGGATGAAATTATTCCCAATATACGTTTTAAGCATATGGAAGGCAACTCAGATGCACATATAAAGTCGGCTTTGGTAGGTAACTCTGTCAATTTGATAGTAGAAAACGGAGAAATTCAGCTAGGAACATGGCAGGGAATATATTTTTGCGAATTTGATGGTCCTAGAAGTAGAAAAGTATATATAAAAGTAATATAA
- a CDS encoding type II toxin-antitoxin system PemK/MazF family toxin — MIIKRGDILYADLSPVIGSEQGGVRPVLVIQNDIGNKYSPTVIVSAITSQINKAKLPTHVEINGTEYGLNKDSVILLEQIRTIDKKRLREKIGHFDQEMMEKVNEALQISLGLIDF; from the coding sequence ATGATTATAAAGCGTGGAGATATTTTATATGCAGATTTAAGCCCTGTGATAGGCTCAGAACAGGGTGGTGTTAGGCCCGTACTTGTTATACAAAACGATATCGGCAATAAGTACAGCCCTACAGTTATTGTATCAGCAATAACATCTCAAATAAACAAGGCGAAGTTACCAACGCATGTTGAGATAAATGGGACGGAATACGGTCTTAATAAAGATTCTGTTATATTATTAGAACAAATTAGGACTATCGATAAAAAGCGGCTTAGAGAAAAAATAGGTCATTTTGATCAAGAGATGATGGAAAAAGTGAATGAGGCATTGCAAATAAGCTTAGGGTTAATAGATTTTTAA
- the alr gene encoding alanine racemase: MFNLYRPTWAEVNLDNIIHNYKEIRKITDKKAGIMAVVKANAYGHGSYEISKELIKCGVDYLAVATLDEALELREHGIIKPILILGYTLPKFADVIVKYDITQTVFELGYAKEISKEAVKQGKTAKIHIKIDTGMGRIGYNDMNKACEEIVAMTSLDGIYIEGIFSHFSSSDERDKEYTMRQFKIFNDLTDRLKRSGIDIPIRHIANSAAILDMPETHLDMVRPGIILYGNYPSDEVNKKINLKSTISLRSRIVYIKDVPEGEYISYNRTYKTSRKSRIATLPIGYADGLNRLLSNNHSVIIKGKYAPIVGKICMDQCMVDVTSIEGVEEGDVATIMGESDGKVVSADEIANKLKTISYEVYCGISRRVPRIYMFNGEITKVENYLKC; encoded by the coding sequence ATGTTTAACTTATATAGGCCAACATGGGCAGAAGTCAATCTTGACAACATAATTCACAATTACAAGGAAATTAGAAAAATAACAGATAAAAAGGCTGGAATAATGGCTGTTGTAAAAGCAAATGCGTATGGACATGGTTCATATGAGATATCGAAAGAATTAATTAAATGCGGTGTTGATTATCTTGCGGTTGCAACACTCGATGAAGCACTTGAATTGAGAGAGCACGGAATCATTAAACCTATATTAATATTGGGATACACACTGCCAAAGTTTGCAGATGTAATTGTAAAGTATGATATAACACAAACTGTATTTGAGCTAGGCTATGCAAAGGAAATTTCAAAGGAAGCGGTAAAGCAGGGGAAAACTGCAAAAATTCACATAAAAATTGATACTGGCATGGGACGCATTGGTTACAACGATATGAATAAAGCGTGTGAGGAAATTGTGGCCATGACTTCACTGGATGGAATTTATATAGAAGGCATATTCAGCCACTTTTCGTCATCTGATGAAAGGGATAAAGAATACACTATGCGGCAATTTAAAATATTTAATGATCTTACGGATCGATTAAAAAGAAGTGGAATAGATATCCCAATAAGGCACATTGCAAATAGTGCTGCAATATTAGATATGCCTGAAACTCATCTAGACATGGTAAGGCCTGGCATTATATTGTATGGAAATTATCCATCGGATGAAGTTAATAAAAAAATCAACTTAAAATCAACTATATCATTGAGGTCCAGAATTGTGTATATAAAAGATGTTCCTGAAGGTGAGTATATAAGTTACAACAGGACGTACAAGACAAGCAGAAAAAGCCGGATAGCCACGTTGCCTATTGGCTATGCAGATGGACTAAATAGACTATTGTCAAATAATCACAGTGTCATAATAAAAGGTAAATATGCGCCTATTGTGGGGAAGATATGCATGGATCAATGTATGGTGGACGTAACGTCAATTGAAGGCGTAGAAGAAGGAGATGTTGCCACCATCATGGGTGAATCGGATGGCAAAGTCGTAAGTGCAGATGAAATAGCAAACAAATTAAAAACTATTTCTTATGAAGTATATTGTGGAATATCTAGAAGGGTACCAAGAATATATATGTTTAATGGAGAGATAACAAAAGTAGAAAATTATTTAAAATGTTAA
- a CDS encoding outer membrane lipoprotein carrier protein LolA: MKRLLLVFLLMMTIAFTGCMKKSHVDVSSNIKKSLDNLKSYTSDADVELHNNKNVKKYSMKQFYKDGRYRMEIYDESDKPDKVIVFDGNRSYVYFSKVNQTFIEDNSDNIPAYSLFASFVTNFKKAGEIKEEDGEEYYRIDVPIPDGNTFMYNEVMEFSKKDYKPSSLKIYDIKGKLFAEIRYKNFMYNPKLEDGLFTQSDISTFSRYMNIQNDLSIDIKDVYKYTGINPVFPEYMPKNYVLVNVSIDMSNNNAINLTYLSGNDIIKIVESVYTFDGKGFEKKKSGNITYYKKGNRYVVDRNGLIIDVFSNGKVSSDEVLMILNSLI; encoded by the coding sequence TTGAAGAGACTTTTATTAGTGTTTTTGCTTATGATGACTATTGCATTTACAGGATGCATGAAAAAGTCTCATGTAGATGTGTCTTCTAATATAAAAAAGTCTCTTGATAATTTAAAAAGTTATACGTCTGATGCAGATGTTGAATTGCATAACAACAAGAATGTGAAGAAGTACAGCATGAAACAGTTTTATAAAGATGGTAGATATCGCATGGAAATATACGATGAGTCAGATAAACCTGATAAAGTTATTGTGTTTGATGGAAATAGAAGTTATGTTTATTTTTCGAAAGTTAATCAGACTTTTATCGAGGACAATAGCGACAATATCCCAGCTTATTCTCTTTTTGCCTCATTTGTGACTAATTTTAAAAAGGCTGGAGAAATAAAGGAAGAAGATGGAGAAGAATATTATAGAATTGACGTTCCTATCCCTGATGGGAATACTTTCATGTATAATGAGGTTATGGAGTTTTCGAAAAAAGATTACAAACCATCATCTTTGAAGATATACGATATAAAAGGAAAGCTTTTTGCTGAGATAAGATACAAAAATTTTATGTATAATCCTAAGCTAGAAGATGGACTTTTTACTCAAAGCGATATTTCTACATTTAGTAGATATATGAATATACAAAATGATTTATCAATAGATATAAAAGATGTATATAAATATACAGGTATAAATCCGGTATTTCCTGAATATATGCCGAAAAATTATGTACTTGTAAATGTCAGTATAGATATGTCAAATAATAATGCAATTAATTTAACATATCTAAGTGGTAATGATATAATAAAAATTGTTGAAAGTGTTTATACTTTTGACGGAAAAGGCTTTGAAAAAAAGAAGAGTGGAAATATTACGTATTATAAAAAAGGCAATCGATACGTCGTTGACAGAAATGGGCTTATAATTGATGTGTTTTCTAATGGAAAAGTTAGTTCTGATGAAGTGTTGATGATTTTAAATTCTTTAATATAA
- a CDS encoding CopG family ribbon-helix-helix protein, with protein sequence MGETKRILVSLPESLLEEVDVLAAMENRNRSEFIREAMKLYIKERKKMKIRESMKKGYLEMAAINAELAELGLTADNECFNGYERKLKKCD encoded by the coding sequence GTGGGCGAGACAAAAAGAATACTCGTCAGTTTGCCTGAGAGCTTACTGGAAGAAGTTGATGTGCTTGCTGCTATGGAAAATAGAAACCGCAGCGAATTTATAAGGGAAGCTATGAAGCTGTACATCAAGGAAAGAAAGAAGATGAAAATAAGGGAGAGCATGAAAAAAGGGTACCTTGAGATGGCGGCAATAAATGCTGAACTTGCGGAATTGGGCCTAACCGCTGACAATGAATGTTTTAACGGATATGAAAGAAAATTAAAAAAGTGTGATTGA
- a CDS encoding DUF6514 family protein — translation MYYKRVIEFVSTINYGDKMIVRKYAVVKSKVNVFNGGENVEIPSFGIEISEQVVSENTVEAEFGDAVVHVSPYKDKVEALAKKFCSEDLSPLHLSDIIDDMYIEYIADYDEYAKECKIAI, via the coding sequence ATGTATTACAAAAGAGTAATCGAATTTGTATCGACAATAAACTATGGCGACAAAATGATTGTGCGAAAGTATGCTGTTGTAAAATCAAAGGTCAATGTATTTAACGGTGGCGAAAACGTCGAAATTCCTTCCTTTGGAATCGAAATTTCAGAGCAAGTAGTTTCGGAAAACACAGTTGAGGCAGAATTTGGAGATGCTGTAGTACATGTAAGTCCATATAAAGACAAAGTTGAAGCACTAGCAAAGAAATTCTGTAGTGAGGACTTGTCACCATTGCACTTATCTGACATAATTGATGATATGTACATTGAGTACATAGCAGATTATGATGAATATGCGAAGGAATGCAAAATTGCTATATGA
- a CDS encoding NAD(P)H-hydrate dehydratase, producing the protein MKIVSNKEMREIESIAINSLGVPSICLMENAGRAVAEHANEYLAYNNKKNVIILCGKGNNGGDGYVAARYLFNSGFDVKVFIIASMGTITGDAKKNLDIIINMGIFVAEIMQKEQLKFFEKNVKECDLIIDGLYGTGLDREITGIGKDLIEIINGSGKYIISIDIPSGINGDNGHVEGYAVKANKTITMQFMKKGIAVYPGVDYAGDVIVADIGIPKNLIDSFNCKYHIVSQEDVNLPRRSRNTHKGDYGKLLIIAGSKNMTGAAALCATSAIKTGCGIVKLAVPRTIQPILQESLKEIITYGVDDKDGTFYIGSVEEVLDLSKTVDAVAIGPGLSNSVDVKAFVKEIILRIDKPIVLDADALNVLSDMVDIIYGKDIILTPHMGEMSRILGISIDDINKNIYDTVEKFVDKYKVTLVLKGSRTVIGSNTEGIYINCTGNPGMATAGSGDVLTGMISSFLVQGLTCIKAAVYGVFYHGKAGDMAADKYGEYGLTATNIIEHIPYAMKL; encoded by the coding sequence ATGAAGATTGTTTCAAATAAAGAAATGAGAGAAATCGAATCTATAGCTATAAATTCATTAGGAGTGCCGTCAATATGTTTGATGGAAAATGCAGGGCGAGCTGTTGCAGAACATGCTAATGAATATTTAGCGTACAATAATAAAAAAAATGTCATCATTTTATGTGGCAAGGGAAACAATGGTGGAGACGGGTATGTAGCAGCAAGATATCTATTTAACAGCGGGTTTGATGTGAAAGTTTTTATTATAGCCAGTATGGGGACAATTACAGGAGATGCTAAAAAAAATCTTGACATAATAATTAATATGGGAATTTTTGTTGCTGAAATAATGCAAAAAGAGCAGCTAAAATTTTTTGAAAAGAATGTCAAAGAATGCGATTTAATAATAGATGGATTATATGGCACAGGACTTGATAGAGAGATAACAGGTATAGGCAAAGATTTGATAGAAATCATAAATGGATCTGGAAAGTACATTATATCTATCGACATACCATCCGGAATAAATGGAGACAATGGACATGTGGAAGGATATGCGGTAAAAGCTAATAAGACGATAACGATGCAGTTTATGAAAAAAGGTATTGCCGTATACCCTGGTGTAGACTATGCAGGTGATGTTATTGTCGCAGATATAGGTATACCCAAAAACTTGATTGATAGCTTTAATTGCAAATATCATATAGTTTCACAGGAAGATGTGAATTTGCCTAGAAGAAGTAGAAATACACATAAAGGTGATTATGGAAAACTTTTGATTATAGCTGGTTCAAAGAATATGACTGGAGCTGCAGCTTTGTGCGCCACGAGTGCTATAAAAACTGGCTGTGGAATTGTCAAATTAGCTGTTCCAAGAACTATTCAGCCTATCTTACAGGAAAGTTTAAAAGAGATTATAACATACGGTGTAGATGACAAAGATGGGACATTCTATATAGGTTCAGTAGAAGAAGTTTTAGATCTTTCAAAGACGGTAGATGCGGTGGCGATAGGACCGGGGCTTTCTAATAGTGTGGATGTAAAAGCTTTTGTAAAAGAAATAATATTAAGAATAGATAAACCAATAGTACTGGATGCGGATGCTCTGAATGTTTTATCAGATATGGTAGATATCATTTATGGTAAAGACATTATTTTGACGCCTCACATGGGGGAAATGTCACGGATTTTAGGTATTTCTATCGATGATATAAATAAAAATATATATGATACGGTAGAAAAATTTGTTGATAAGTATAAAGTAACACTTGTGCTTAAAGGTTCAAGAACAGTAATAGGAAGTAACACCGAAGGCATATATATAAATTGTACAGGGAATCCTGGTATGGCAACGGCTGGCTCTGGAGATGTTTTAACAGGAATGATTTCATCTTTTTTGGTTCAAGGACTGACTTGCATAAAAGCAGCAGTATACGGCGTATTTTACCATGGGAAAGCAGGCGATATGGCGGCAGACAAGTATGGAGAATATGGTTTAACTGCCACAAATATTATTGAGCACATTCCGTATGCTATGAAATTGTGA
- a CDS encoding UvrD-helicase domain-containing protein — translation MEYVGDYQAELRYLNKTIDFIKNELYKLRQLLMIEESNLLELRNAVMENAPKVPSNFDNLVEVNPYLMEIKRQTMYYNNTLKELNIFNKMLDSPYFGRFDFVEDGSDEREKIYIGLHTLRDPNTFDILVYDWRAPISSIFYQFEKGRAYFIAPDGIVEGNVVLKRQYTIKDSKLKYYFDCNLVIDDEILKEVLGRNSTAKMRTIVETIQREQDLIIRDTDSDILIVQGVAGSGKTSIALHRIAYLLYFGRDKNLSKDNILIISPNNIFSQYIKNVLPELGEENVNQIIFEDFLKDVLSDSGMIEERSRYIERLASNEDKIKADSIRFKGSLEFVKILDRFVSYYERKMIEFTDIYYDGKVIYTRQDLKNEFLNNKMNRPIQKRLERIEKMIFEKIHLLRQERISKIEKFVGNYKEHEFEVKSYSRLLSIKEMKAIKNQISSFTQINYFDVYKLLFSNMDLLKKLSHGINLPEDIDEITDMTYKSLKNGFISYEDCGPLLYLKCKIEGFKIDKRIKHVVVDEAQDYPRIFYEIFKLIFEGAKFTILGDVFQTLDREVDVAFYDVIEDVFEGMKVKKFFIEKSYRSTYEINEFNRKLLKHSPKIIPFDRHDEKPRLVQKNSFEEICNVMLEDIDMLLSHGYKTIAVICKTKDELKEVYSMMKNKIDLRILDSSDEEIVEGVNVITPYAAKGLEFDAVLVFNVSKENYKTEFDRRLLYVACTRALHRLLIYSVGEVTDFIKNFYSC, via the coding sequence ATGGAATACGTCGGTGATTATCAGGCAGAATTAAGATATCTTAATAAGACTATCGATTTTATCAAGAATGAGCTTTATAAGTTGAGACAATTGCTTATGATAGAGGAGTCAAATCTTTTGGAATTAAGAAATGCAGTTATGGAAAATGCTCCTAAGGTTCCCAGCAATTTTGACAATCTTGTAGAAGTGAATCCATATTTGATGGAGATTAAAAGGCAGACGATGTACTACAATAATACATTGAAAGAATTAAATATATTTAATAAAATGCTTGATTCGCCGTATTTTGGAAGATTCGACTTCGTCGAAGATGGATCAGACGAAAGAGAAAAAATATATATTGGTTTGCACACTTTAAGAGATCCAAATACATTTGATATACTTGTATATGATTGGAGAGCGCCTATATCAAGCATATTTTACCAGTTCGAAAAGGGCAGGGCTTATTTTATAGCACCTGACGGCATTGTAGAAGGAAATGTAGTGTTAAAAAGGCAATATACCATCAAAGATTCTAAGCTTAAGTATTACTTTGACTGTAATCTGGTGATCGATGATGAAATACTAAAAGAGGTATTGGGTCGAAATTCGACAGCTAAAATGAGGACGATTGTTGAGACGATACAAAGGGAGCAAGACCTCATTATAAGGGACACAGACAGCGACATTTTGATTGTACAAGGTGTTGCAGGAAGTGGGAAAACGTCAATAGCACTCCACAGAATAGCATATCTCTTGTACTTTGGAAGAGATAAAAATTTAAGTAAAGATAATATACTTATAATTTCACCGAATAATATATTCAGCCAGTATATCAAAAATGTCTTACCTGAGCTAGGAGAGGAAAATGTAAATCAGATTATTTTTGAAGATTTTTTGAAAGATGTTTTAAGCGACAGTGGAATGATAGAGGAAAGGTCTCGATACATCGAGAGACTTGCTTCAAATGAGGATAAAATAAAAGCTGATTCAATAAGATTTAAAGGCTCTTTGGAATTTGTCAAGATCCTAGACAGGTTTGTATCATACTATGAAAGAAAAATGATTGAGTTTACAGATATATATTATGATGGAAAAGTCATTTACACGAGACAGGATTTAAAAAATGAATTTTTAAATAACAAGATGAATCGGCCTATACAGAAAAGACTAGAGCGAATAGAAAAAATGATATTTGAAAAAATTCATCTCTTAAGGCAAGAAAGGATTTCAAAGATTGAGAAATTCGTTGGAAATTATAAGGAACATGAGTTTGAAGTAAAGTCTTACAGCCGACTTTTATCCATAAAAGAGATGAAGGCAATTAAAAACCAGATAAGCAGTTTTACTCAAATAAACTACTTTGATGTTTATAAGCTGTTATTTTCAAATATGGATCTATTAAAAAAGCTTTCACATGGGATAAATTTGCCAGAGGATATAGATGAAATTACTGACATGACGTATAAATCGTTAAAAAATGGATTTATAAGCTATGAAGACTGTGGCCCTCTTTTGTACTTGAAGTGCAAGATTGAAGGATTTAAAATCGATAAAAGAATAAAACACGTAGTTGTAGATGAAGCACAGGATTATCCACGTATCTTTTATGAAATTTTCAAATTAATATTTGAAGGTGCTAAGTTTACTATATTAGGGGATGTCTTTCAGACACTGGATAGAGAAGTAGACGTTGCTTTTTACGATGTAATAGAAGATGTTTTTGAAGGAATGAAAGTCAAAAAATTTTTCATAGAAAAAAGTTACAGGTCGACTTATGAAATAAATGAATTCAACAGAAAATTGCTTAAACACTCTCCAAAAATAATACCATTTGATAGGCATGACGAAAAACCACGTTTAGTCCAAAAAAATAGCTTTGAGGAAATATGTAATGTTATGCTTGAAGATATAGATATGCTTTTAAGTCATGGGTATAAGACTATTGCAGTGATCTGCAAGACGAAAGATGAATTGAAAGAAGTCTACAGCATGATGAAAAATAAGATTGATTTAAGAATTTTAGATTCAAGCGATGAAGAAATAGTAGAAGGCGTTAATGTTATTACGCCGTATGCTGCAAAAGGGTTAGAATTTGATGCAGTGCTTGTTTTTAACGTATCGAAAGAAAATTATAAAACTGAATTTGATAGAAGACTTTTGTATGTTGCATGTACGAGGGCACTGCATAGGCTTCTTATATATTCTGTAGGTGAAGTTACTGATTTTATAAAAAATTTTTATTCATGTTAG
- a CDS encoding ATP-binding protein gives MTKQYINELIKDLRRVVIYKNVLSDDTVKKFVKILEFISDGKPDVDGVYKLYSELYSELTKYAVKNDIYNGIWKSKINDLVKVDENIFSLLSEKFGQDMIDKRLKMAAEKELEVLKKIADVDLAEYMKEYISFNMPPWENLIISLKNNTEYILDYKTVDEIIEYYNKNGCGLFNRYRAFRWHNGKLIGVENPDPVEFDDLVGYEEEHRIVIDNTDGFMRGLPASNILLYGDRGTGKSSTVKAVLNMYYKKGLRLIEVSRQDMMDLNKIINIISSRGLKFILFLDDLSFEENETEYKILKSTLEGGIEKLPENVIIYATSNRRHLIREYLDDSVQNELHLMDTKEEKLSLADRFGITITFMSPNQEGYLKIVKSLAQKYGISLDMDTLKSESLRWCAWHNGMSPRSAKQFIDYIRSR, from the coding sequence GTGACTAAACAATATATAAATGAATTGATAAAAGATTTGAGAAGAGTCGTAATATACAAAAACGTGCTTAGTGACGATACAGTTAAAAAATTTGTTAAAATTTTAGAGTTTATATCTGATGGAAAGCCGGATGTAGATGGCGTATATAAACTGTATAGCGAATTGTATTCTGAGTTGACGAAATACGCTGTAAAGAACGATATTTACAACGGCATATGGAAGTCAAAAATTAATGATTTAGTAAAAGTTGATGAAAATATTTTTAGCCTTTTATCTGAGAAGTTTGGACAAGACATGATAGATAAAAGGCTTAAAATGGCGGCAGAAAAAGAGTTAGAAGTCTTAAAAAAAATTGCAGATGTAGACTTAGCAGAGTACATGAAAGAGTACATATCTTTCAATATGCCGCCCTGGGAAAATCTTATTATTTCACTGAAAAATAATACTGAATATATACTAGATTATAAGACTGTAGATGAGATAATCGAATATTATAATAAAAATGGTTGCGGTCTATTCAACAGATATAGAGCATTTAGATGGCATAACGGAAAACTTATAGGCGTTGAAAATCCTGATCCTGTGGAATTTGATGATCTTGTAGGATACGAAGAGGAGCATAGAATTGTCATAGATAACACGGATGGATTTATGAGAGGACTTCCTGCGTCAAACATACTGTTGTATGGGGATAGAGGAACTGGTAAATCATCTACTGTGAAGGCTGTGCTTAATATGTACTACAAAAAGGGCCTCAGACTGATTGAAGTAAGTCGCCAAGATATGATGGATCTAAACAAGATAATAAATATTATAAGCAGCAGAGGACTGAAATTTATCTTATTTTTGGATGATTTATCATTTGAAGAAAATGAAACTGAATACAAAATATTAAAATCTACGCTGGAAGGTGGTATTGAAAAGCTTCCTGAAAATGTAATTATATACGCTACATCTAATAGAAGGCACTTGATAAGAGAGTATTTAGATGACAGTGTTCAAAATGAGCTTCATTTGATGGATACAAAAGAAGAAAAGTTGTCGCTTGCGGATAGGTTTGGAATTACTATTACGTTCATGTCCCCAAATCAGGAGGGATATCTAAAAATCGTAAAATCACTGGCTCAGAAATACGGCATTAGTTTAGACATGGATACATTAAAAAGTGAATCCCTTAGATGGTGCGCATGGCACAATGGAATGTCACCTAGATCTGCAAAACAGTTTATTGATTACATAAGAAGCCGTTAA
- a CDS encoding DUF5693 family protein has product MSLKRILVFFVVLSLVVSVAVDISRISVENKYNTVETVADLYNFEKLASNTGSSIQDVLSEFKENGLKGVAVPEVTLNRLQEIGSISLYKLSDVENIYNLKDSTGNIALNEYLKNLSDSQKKVQKDYIVVATNDSKIYEFLKSSLGKRVPSNKLIVLEKDKNFAFIINEDMDTYADQGLGFNKDDLDMVKSLGFDIIPRIENYNGVKDKDIQSYIDLLKQYDVKTVIFGGNDVLGNPDKISYAASLFKKNGVAIGIIDTPMGKKLQAGTEKFAKFDDYRGAKIYGLSEAETDKYDANGIVDRWYRSIIERDVRIVYIRAKVDTTKTAAFNMKQNISMLKDINNLIQYAGLNLGIVKPLSPIHQSKIIEILISLGVVAGGVLLLMLFGLKDKYSIILTTLGVLFTAFLLLSKYNDLGVKAVALMSSIIYPSLAIGYFIEESKKIIENGDDSHYVRNSLSIFFKTVLISLIGGLIIAAIMADSKYMLKLDYFRGVKLSFTVPVVVYIAYYCYKVWDINTFKKLLDASIKILNTEIKIWHVLAVLVAGVIGVIYISRTGNSPVIKPTSIELKFRSLLEHYLVARPRTKEFLVGYPALILAIYAAKKKSKPLNFIFGIFASIGILSMPNTMSHVESVLKIALERTVISWIFGVIIGVVALIVLDSIVKYINKKKVLH; this is encoded by the coding sequence TTGAGCCTGAAAAGAATACTGGTGTTTTTTGTAGTTCTATCATTAGTTGTATCTGTAGCTGTAGACATATCCAGAATTAGTGTTGAGAATAAGTACAATACAGTTGAAACTGTAGCAGATCTATACAATTTTGAAAAGTTAGCGTCAAATACAGGGTCCAGCATACAAGACGTATTAAGTGAATTTAAGGAAAATGGCTTAAAAGGCGTTGCAGTGCCTGAGGTTACATTGAATAGACTTCAAGAGATTGGCAGCATATCACTTTATAAGCTGTCTGATGTAGAAAATATTTATAATCTAAAAGACAGTACAGGTAATATAGCCTTAAATGAGTACCTAAAAAATTTAAGTGACAGTCAAAAAAAGGTGCAAAAAGATTACATCGTTGTAGCTACAAATGACTCTAAGATATATGAATTTTTAAAATCATCTTTAGGGAAAAGAGTGCCAAGCAATAAATTAATTGTGCTTGAAAAAGACAAGAATTTTGCATTTATAATCAACGAGGACATGGATACTTATGCAGATCAGGGTTTAGGGTTTAACAAAGATGATTTAGATATGGTAAAATCATTGGGATTTGATATTATACCGAGAATAGAGAATTATAACGGCGTTAAGGATAAGGATATTCAAAGCTATATAGATCTTTTAAAACAGTATGATGTCAAAACAGTCATATTTGGTGGCAATGATGTTTTGGGAAATCCTGATAAGATATCATACGCTGCATCTTTGTTTAAGAAGAATGGTGTGGCTATAGGCATAATCGATACACCTATGGGCAAAAAACTGCAAGCTGGCACAGAGAAATTTGCAAAATTTGATGATTACAGAGGTGCTAAAATTTACGGTTTATCAGAGGCGGAAACAGATAAATACGATGCAAATGGCATAGTAGATAGGTGGTACAGGTCTATTATTGAAAGAGATGTAAGAATAGTATACATTAGAGCAAAGGTAGATACTACAAAGACTGCTGCATTTAACATGAAACAAAATATATCCATGTTGAAAGATATAAACAATCTTATACAGTATGCTGGACTAAATTTAGGGATAGTAAAACCGTTAAGTCCAATTCATCAATCAAAAATAATTGAAATCTTGATTTCTCTTGGCGTAGTTGCAGGTGGAGTGCTTTTGCTGATGCTTTTTGGGCTTAAAGATAAATATTCTATTATACTCACTACATTAGGCGTTTTATTTACAGCATTTTTACTTTTAAGCAAGTACAACGATCTTGGTGTTAAAGCTGTAGCATTGATGTCGTCGATAATATATCCATCATTGGCTATTGGATATTTTATAGAAGAGAGCAAAAAGATTATTGAGAATGGTGACGATAGCCATTACGTAAGAAATTCTTTGTCTATTTTCTTTAAAACTGTTTTGATATCTTTGATCGGCGGTTTAATAATAGCTGCAATAATGGCAGACAGCAAGTACATGCTGAAACTAGATTATTTTAGAGGTGTAAAACTTTCATTTACAGTTCCTGTTGTTGTATATATAGCATATTACTGCTATAAAGTATGGGATATAAATACATTTAAGAAGCTTTTAGATGCTTCTATAAAAATTTTGAATACTGAAATTAAAATTTGGCATGTCCTAGCCGTTTTAGTTGCAGGTGTTATAGGCGTTATTTATATTTCAAGGACAGGTAATTCACCTGTTATAAAGCCTACTTCTATAGAGCTTAAATTTAGAAGTTTACTGGAACACTATCTTGTTGCAAGGCCGAGGACAAAAGAATTTTTAGTAGGTTATCCGGCTCTGATATTGGCCATATATGCAGCAAAAAAGAAATCGAAGCCATTGAATTTCATTTTTGGAATCTTTGCATCAATTGGAATATTATCAATGCCAAATACGATGAGTCATGTAGAGAGTGTCCTTAAAATAGCACTGGAAAGGACAGTTATAAGCTGGATTTTTGGAGTAATAATAGGGGTAGTTGCTTTAATTGTCCTAGATTCAATAGTCAAATATATAAACAAGAAAAAAGTGCTTCATTGA